A part of Candidatus Deferrimicrobium borealis genomic DNA contains:
- a CDS encoding dihydrofolate reductase family protein, translating to MRKVIFEEWLSLDGFAVDKNGRLDFFPPSETDKFSDRDQLKFLDSVGTIILGRKTYELFVDFWPTATTEKEIIADRLNALPKLVFSNTLNDAPWGKWPPAQIVRGDAAAEIRRLKAEDGKHMVLWGSLSLAQDLIAADLIDEYHLQICPTLVGGGRPLFPNLRSYVRLKRVNMRTYDTGVVFLHYEPQR from the coding sequence ATGAGAAAGGTGATTTTCGAAGAATGGCTGTCGCTCGATGGTTTCGCCGTGGACAAGAACGGTAGGTTGGACTTCTTTCCCCCAAGCGAAACGGATAAGTTCTCCGACAGGGATCAGCTCAAGTTCCTCGACAGCGTCGGCACGATCATCTTGGGGCGGAAGACCTACGAGCTCTTCGTAGACTTCTGGCCGACGGCGACGACGGAGAAAGAAATCATCGCCGACCGTTTGAACGCGCTGCCCAAGCTTGTTTTCTCCAATACGCTGAACGATGCCCCCTGGGGGAAGTGGCCCCCAGCGCAGATCGTTCGCGGCGACGCCGCCGCTGAAATCAGGCGGCTGAAAGCCGAAGACGGGAAGCACATGGTCCTTTGGGGAAGCCTCTCCCTGGCTCAGGATCTCATCGCTGCGGACCTGATTGACGAATACCATCTCCAGATCTGCCCCACGCTGGTCGGGGGTGGCCGTCCGCTCTTTCCTAACCTTCGGAGCTACGTCAGGTTAAAGCGCGTGAACATGAGAACCTACGACACAGGCGTTGTCTTCCTGCACTATGAGCCGCAACGGTAG
- a CDS encoding DUF2938 domain-containing protein: MRIEANFILGAIAIGIGATLLMDLWNLFLKRTFSIPSLNYCLLGRWLCHMPGGTFRHASIANAPEKPYECTIGKIAHYTIGVVFALFFVALVSGDWLMRPTLAPALLYGIGTVVFPFLIMQPSFGLGIAASRTPNPTRARLKSVATHTVFGVGLYVCALGVSYVLQVNA, from the coding sequence ATGAGAATTGAAGCAAACTTCATCCTTGGTGCAATTGCCATTGGTATTGGGGCGACTCTGTTAATGGACCTTTGGAATCTGTTCCTGAAGCGTACGTTCAGCATTCCATCGCTCAATTACTGCTTGCTCGGACGCTGGCTTTGCCACATGCCAGGAGGCACCTTTAGGCATGCGAGTATCGCTAACGCGCCGGAGAAACCCTATGAGTGCACGATCGGCAAGATTGCCCACTACACCATTGGTGTTGTGTTCGCGCTTTTTTTCGTCGCTCTTGTATCAGGTGACTGGCTTATGCGACCAACTTTAGCGCCCGCGCTGCTCTACGGTATTGGGACCGTCGTGTTCCCATTTTTAATCATGCAGCCGTCATTCGGCCTTGGCATCGCTGCGTCAAGGACGCCCAATCCAACGCGGGCCAGGCTGAAAAGCGTAGCAACGCATACTGTATTCGGAGTCGGGCTGTATGTATGTGCGCTCGGTGTGAGCTATGTGCTTCAGGTTAATGCCTAA
- a CDS encoding diheme cytochrome c, whose amino-acid sequence MNFLKIFIPVVLLAIISASLGIASEHEEGRRDGDSVKSGQVVNNVYAKECGACHLAYQPQFLPKRSWDKIMNTLDDHFGENASLDEAARTQILAYLAGNSAETSRSKMSRKILSSINDADTPLRITGTPYFKKEHDEFPPDVFKRKSIVSPSNCAACHPAADKGDFDEHRVKIPKN is encoded by the coding sequence ATGAACTTTTTAAAAATATTCATTCCCGTGGTTCTCCTGGCAATCATCTCAGCTTCCTTGGGTATTGCAAGTGAGCACGAGGAAGGACGCCGGGACGGTGATTCGGTGAAATCCGGTCAAGTGGTGAATAATGTCTACGCCAAGGAGTGCGGAGCGTGCCATCTGGCTTATCAACCCCAATTCCTTCCGAAAAGATCGTGGGATAAAATCATGAATACCCTCGACGATCACTTCGGTGAAAACGCCTCCCTCGACGAGGCTGCACGGACGCAGATACTCGCCTATCTTGCCGGCAACTCCGCTGAAACAAGCCGATCGAAGATGTCGAGGAAGATCCTCTCTTCCATCAACGATGCCGATACCCCTCTCCGGATTACCGGCACACCGTACTTTAAGAAGGAACATGACGAGTTCCCGCCGGATGTCTTCAAAAGGAAGTCCATCGTCTCTCCTTCCAACTGCGCCGCATGTCATCCGGCGGCGGATAAGGGCGACTTCGACGAGCATAGAGTGAAGATCCCGAAAAACTGA
- a CDS encoding DUF1924 domain-containing protein: protein MRVFSVLKTVSLFIMIVPMVSFSADFNPETKQFIQDLESQAKKQESTLKGFDPARGKKIFFEEHPNEKTGKISCATCHTSDLKKSGKTLVGKPIDPLAPSVNKNRLTNVKEIEKWLLRNFKQVYGREGTAKEKGDVLMFINTQ, encoded by the coding sequence ATGAGGGTATTCTCAGTGCTCAAGACGGTCTCTTTGTTTATCATGATTGTGCCGATGGTCAGCTTCTCAGCCGATTTTAATCCCGAAACGAAGCAATTCATTCAGGATTTGGAGTCGCAGGCAAAAAAGCAGGAGAGCACCTTAAAAGGATTTGACCCTGCCCGGGGCAAGAAAATATTTTTTGAAGAGCACCCGAATGAAAAGACCGGCAAGATATCCTGCGCCACCTGCCACACATCGGATCTGAAGAAGAGCGGGAAGACCCTCGTGGGTAAACCCATCGATCCACTTGCCCCTTCGGTCAACAAAAACAGACTCACCAATGTCAAAGAGATCGAAAAGTGGCTCCTGCGAAATTTCAAGCAGGTTTACGGGAGGGAGGGCACGGCGAAGGAAAAAGGCGATGTCCTCATGTTCATTAATACTCAATAA
- a CDS encoding cytochrome b/b6 domain-containing protein: protein MKEIKVWDLQTRIFHWLLVVFVFCTFVTSDMPRIFGMKTLDRDAWLSFHIGTGVAAGLLLAFRIFWGFFGPYYSKFSSLHLSLKELFGYLDSVRKYLKTSYTGHNPGASWNLICILIIGMLAIASGGMVFGLDERRGVLRFLYITYYPYADAMKLLHLGVSYILLAVIFGHVAGVLMETKRHRTGIILAMFTGKKRSDETERPLSTGMPLTVISFAWVASPVLVAYFFSTMMGTKQPVTLTIPPIYKKECGSCHMAFPPNALPEKSWKIMMAGLQDHFGDDASIEESSRKEIEGFLVKNSAEKSLEEASIKFIRSIGKENPPLRITEIRYWKEKHKSVPQAVYRRETIKSKSNCVACHKWSEYGSFEDSDIKIPRK from the coding sequence ATGAAAGAGATCAAGGTATGGGACCTCCAGACCCGGATCTTCCATTGGTTGTTGGTGGTCTTCGTTTTCTGCACGTTTGTCACCTCCGACATGCCGCGCATTTTCGGTATGAAAACGCTTGATAGAGATGCGTGGCTTTCCTTTCACATCGGCACCGGTGTTGCCGCGGGGTTGCTCCTTGCGTTCAGGATATTCTGGGGTTTCTTCGGCCCATACTATTCGAAATTCAGCTCACTGCATCTCTCTCTAAAGGAACTCTTCGGGTATCTTGATTCCGTAAGAAAATATTTGAAGACCTCCTATACCGGGCATAATCCCGGGGCCTCATGGAACTTGATCTGCATTCTCATTATCGGAATGCTGGCGATAGCTTCTGGTGGCATGGTCTTCGGCCTCGATGAGCGGAGAGGGGTCCTCAGATTTCTATACATCACCTATTATCCCTATGCAGACGCCATGAAACTGCTACATCTCGGGGTTTCTTACATTCTCCTCGCGGTGATCTTCGGTCATGTCGCAGGCGTGCTTATGGAAACGAAAAGGCATCGGACCGGAATCATCCTCGCCATGTTTACGGGGAAAAAACGATCCGATGAGACCGAGAGGCCCTTGTCTACGGGCATGCCGCTTACGGTGATATCATTCGCATGGGTGGCATCCCCGGTTTTGGTCGCATATTTCTTTTCCACCATGATGGGGACAAAGCAGCCGGTGACGCTGACGATTCCGCCGATATACAAAAAAGAGTGCGGCTCGTGTCACATGGCATTTCCACCCAATGCGCTGCCGGAAAAGAGTTGGAAGATCATGATGGCGGGCCTTCAGGACCATTTCGGAGATGATGCTTCCATCGAGGAGTCATCGAGAAAAGAGATCGAGGGCTTTCTTGTTAAGAACTCGGCGGAGAAGTCCCTGGAAGAGGCATCCATCAAATTCATTCGGTCTATAGGAAAAGAGAACCCGCCCCTGAGGATAACGGAGATCCGTTACTGGAAGGAAAAACATAAATCGGTACCGCAAGCCGTATACAGGCGTGAGACAATAAAATCCAAAAGTAACTGCGTGGCCTGTCACAAGTGGTCTGAATACGGTTCCTTTGAGGACTCCGATATCAAGATACCGAGAAAGTAG
- the truA gene encoding tRNA pseudouridine(38-40) synthase TruA — protein sequence MPRRVKLTVAYDGTAYAGWQVQPNGTTIQEVMEGVFSRILQEPVRLRAAGRTDAGVHAREQVVDFADAGVRDLGTIVHGGNALLPPAIRILSASVVPETFDARRHATEKEYRYFLYLSPVDSPFLSRYAWHIEAPLDLEAMRAGLSHLVGEHDFSSFRGQGCNAISPVRTINRAVVARHDVPGLISIDVSGTGFLRHMVRNVVGTAVNAGKGKHSAEHVGAILRARDRSAAGVNAPPHGLFLWRVSY from the coding sequence ATGCCGCGCAGGGTTAAGCTGACCGTCGCCTACGACGGGACGGCGTACGCCGGGTGGCAGGTCCAGCCGAACGGTACGACGATCCAGGAGGTGATGGAGGGGGTGTTCTCCCGCATCCTGCAGGAGCCGGTCCGCCTGCGTGCGGCCGGACGTACCGACGCGGGAGTGCACGCCCGGGAGCAGGTCGTCGATTTCGCCGACGCCGGCGTTCGGGACCTCGGGACGATCGTCCACGGCGGAAACGCCCTTCTCCCTCCCGCCATCCGCATCCTCTCCGCTTCCGTCGTGCCCGAGACGTTCGACGCGAGGCGCCACGCGACGGAGAAGGAGTACCGGTATTTCCTGTATCTTTCCCCGGTCGATTCGCCGTTCCTCTCCCGCTACGCATGGCATATCGAGGCGCCGCTGGACCTGGAGGCGATGCGGGCGGGGCTGTCGCACCTCGTCGGGGAACACGACTTCAGCTCGTTCCGCGGGCAGGGGTGTAACGCGATCTCGCCGGTCCGCACAATCAACCGGGCGGTAGTGGCACGGCACGACGTCCCGGGGCTGATCTCCATCGACGTTTCCGGCACCGGTTTCCTTCGCCACATGGTGCGCAACGTCGTCGGTACGGCGGTGAACGCGGGGAAGGGGAAGCATTCCGCGGAGCACGTCGGAGCGATCCTCCGGGCGCGCGACCGGTCCGCCGCCGGGGTCAACGCTCCCCCCCACGGCCTCTTCCTCTGGCGCGTGTCGTACTGA